In one window of Mytilus galloprovincialis chromosome 6, xbMytGall1.hap1.1, whole genome shotgun sequence DNA:
- the LOC143080139 gene encoding uncharacterized protein LOC143080139 isoform X2 — translation MPGDKKGSCGSQYEKAKDEVYVLMRFRNEVCELVRTACYREKKVIENYNGRVLGLASGVTIYEGNWPCNQGVLLMQFVNKECAERWLNSDRKFRDKEWPLPSSSLEIIIAPLKYKPPKSHLTFQLIELSDFMDAQFQDRYVDKVTPLLDSFHVKHGVVASYDIDGFRNGWFKRGSYCVLNAYDSPSNVDALYYSDQYGSLKEYRQSACRTENVVFTLDPELKPPKE, via the exons ATGCCAGGTGATAAAAAGGGAAGCTGTGGGTCACAG TACGAAAAAGCAAAAGATGAAGTTTACGTGCTGATGAGATTTAGGAACGAGGTTTGTGAACTGGTGAGAACGGCCTGTTATAGAGAAAAGAAAGTCATCGAAAATTATAATGGAAGAGTTCTGGGACTTGCTTCAGGG GTGACAATATACGAGGGTAACTGGCCATGCAATCAAGGAGTATTATTGATGCAATTTGTCAACAAAGAATGTGCTGAGCGGTGGCTTAACAGTGACAGAAAATTCCGGGATAAAGAGTGGCCATTACCATCATCAAGTTTAGAGATTATCATTGCACCATTGAAATATAAGCCCCCAAAAA GTCATTTAACTTTCCAGCTTATAGAATTGTCTGATTTTATGGATGCGCAGTTCCAGGACCGATATGTTGACAAAGTAACCCCATTACTGGACAGTTTTCATGTAAAACATGGCGTCGTGGCTTCTTATGACATCGATGGTTTTAGAAATGGTTGGTTTAAAAGGGGAAGTTACTGTGTATTGAATGCATATGATTCCCCATCAAATGTGGACGCATTATATTACTCAG ATCAATACGGTTCATTAAAAGAATACAGACAATCAGCCTGTAGGACAGAAAATGTAGTTTTTACGTTGGATCCTGAGCTGAAGCCACCAAAGGAGTAG
- the LOC143080139 gene encoding uncharacterized protein LOC143080139 isoform X1, whose protein sequence is MYNQEPTTNEENDYIFVKKLNLEWAMPGDKKGSCGSQYEKAKDEVYVLMRFRNEVCELVRTACYREKKVIENYNGRVLGLASGVTIYEGNWPCNQGVLLMQFVNKECAERWLNSDRKFRDKEWPLPSSSLEIIIAPLKYKPPKSHLTFQLIELSDFMDAQFQDRYVDKVTPLLDSFHVKHGVVASYDIDGFRNGWFKRGSYCVLNAYDSPSNVDALYYSDQYGSLKEYRQSACRTENVVFTLDPELKPPKE, encoded by the exons GGGCAATGCCAGGTGATAAAAAGGGAAGCTGTGGGTCACAG TACGAAAAAGCAAAAGATGAAGTTTACGTGCTGATGAGATTTAGGAACGAGGTTTGTGAACTGGTGAGAACGGCCTGTTATAGAGAAAAGAAAGTCATCGAAAATTATAATGGAAGAGTTCTGGGACTTGCTTCAGGG GTGACAATATACGAGGGTAACTGGCCATGCAATCAAGGAGTATTATTGATGCAATTTGTCAACAAAGAATGTGCTGAGCGGTGGCTTAACAGTGACAGAAAATTCCGGGATAAAGAGTGGCCATTACCATCATCAAGTTTAGAGATTATCATTGCACCATTGAAATATAAGCCCCCAAAAA GTCATTTAACTTTCCAGCTTATAGAATTGTCTGATTTTATGGATGCGCAGTTCCAGGACCGATATGTTGACAAAGTAACCCCATTACTGGACAGTTTTCATGTAAAACATGGCGTCGTGGCTTCTTATGACATCGATGGTTTTAGAAATGGTTGGTTTAAAAGGGGAAGTTACTGTGTATTGAATGCATATGATTCCCCATCAAATGTGGACGCATTATATTACTCAG ATCAATACGGTTCATTAAAAGAATACAGACAATCAGCCTGTAGGACAGAAAATGTAGTTTTTACGTTGGATCCTGAGCTGAAGCCACCAAAGGAGTAG